From Drosophila virilis strain 15010-1051.87 chromosome X, Dvir_AGI_RSII-ME, whole genome shotgun sequence, the proteins below share one genomic window:
- the Sik2 gene encoding uncharacterized protein Sik2 — translation MSACEAKAKEPGGATGAVATPCKEEPAASATETPLANGHDREVETLATNSNGPEPSSDKAHDAEPVLASTRSVMDAVATPSIDALASCKDVLLAQKLFASGGSGPKELLKLKEPMRVGFYDIERTIGKGNFAVVKLARHRITKNEVAIKIIDKSQLDHTNLQKVYREVEIMKKLKHPHIIKLYQVMETKNMIYIVSEYASQGEIFDYIAKYGRMSESAARFKFWQIISAVEYCHKKGIVHRDLKAENLLLDFGMNIKIADFGFSNHFKPGELLATWCGSPPYAAPEVFEGKQYTGPEIDIWSLGVVLYVLVCGALPFDGSTLQSLRDRVLSGRFRIPFFMSSECEHLIRRMLVLEPTRRYTIEQIKRHRWMCPELLEHALIAKYNLSVERQAVLEPSEDILRIMSEYVGIGPDKTRASLKKNTYDHVAAIYLLLQDRVSHKKEQAKPNETSGAASRLLYKSSKQSLMLDQLPTQQLLQLQQQQQQQTKTISTVILAKDPTHKRLSRHQTVLMSERPTADPYYAVKQQAHAQAQAHAHAHAHARYLNGDDGMVPVPVPVTGMPMPTRYTPLSAGNSCAVSTRISHQSLSSPRTMAAGQRPVAISLSIDNNSSGHPLPSLANLRCRELLLNASQQLEQSGHPAGHLSSPVPKQLHQTISEYIIKQSTEDCRQLLQQSTAIADTKKEDDQLPATIEHSCAATPTAELNKTIKPMSSSNSFDSTANLNQSFRYKMSAEANRLFQTLQESPLPIEKPKRKAPTTNGNSNGNASDGRNSEESGQDSKPNGDGHEKKTFEKKVLAQGSSSTDEGCDTDQGNEVAKEGSQSSTDLTSVQATRTRSYASSSSSSGVLAGSYSKSLSQNLSRGSSKSNCSAYESLDFVLPSVPDIAGSLPSCMSNSMLAAAAAAAAAAAAISHEHASERLLYSSHNSCIHMPSAVNPPPPPPPPAPAPPNQSPAPPPFADKRSPIHFREGRRASDGLVAQGLLSSSSLLGASRVYGSYRYEQAKRHGWLEIQQLQQEAAVYATPGHGHGPAHLGLEELSLANCQFPHGQFYAMPIKPHHTLHHLQTQNHHHHPHHPHHHHHHQHHQQQLAYAPPPPPPSLLLEAAGELYGGHGHGHGQGHGCYQPPPPPAGVYHQHLGAMSPMQKPPLQQQLLQHRLLQQKRQLFQKQYALEAQLAGRHHHGHVHYNHSHMHATPPPPPPSQLSAPAPASEQQLAEDLYELAMLDRPRSGPPRLQHSLTMPGAHVFSQMNLKTTYISQPASETGAAVGAGAGVACSSAPPPSTTPATPPATPPQALLNSHVVHGHGHNHTAPGHVHGHGHGHGHGHAEAEYRAQTTTPPVLSLFTPSWQTLVKPLSESPILEISEHLESV, via the exons GCTCAAGCTGAAGGAGCCGATGCGCGTTGGCTTCTACGACATCGAACGGACCATTGGCAAGGGCAATTTTGCCGTGGTGAAGCTGGCACGGCATCGCATAACCAAAAACGAGGTGGCCATCAAGATCATCGATAAATCACAGCTCGATCATACAAATCTGCAGAAGGTCTATCGCGAGGTGGAGATCATGAAGAAGCTCAAGCATCCGCACATCATCAAGCTCTATCAG GTGATGGAAACAAAGAACATGATTTACATTGTCTCCGAATATGCCAGCCAGGGCGAAATCTTTG ATTACATAGCCAAGTATGGACGCATGTCGGAGTCGGCGGCGCGCTTTAAATTCTGGCAAATCATTTCCGCCGTGGAGTATTGCCACAAGAAGGGCATTGTGCATCGTGATCTGAAGGCGGAGAATCTGCTGTTGGACTTTGGCATGAACATTaaaattgccgattttggttTCTCGAATCATTTCAAGCCCGGCGAATTGCTGGCCACCTGGTGCGGCTCCCCGCCATATGCCGCGCCCGAGGTATTCGAGGGCAAACAATACACTGGACCCGAAATTGATATTTGG TCCCTGGGTGTGGTGCTGTATGTGTTGGTCTGTGGTGCTCTGCCCTTTGATGGGTCCACGCTGCAGAGCCTGCGGGATCGTGTGCTGTCGGGCCGCTTTCGCATACCCTTCTTCATGAGCTCGGAGTGCGAGCATTTGATACGCCGAATGCTGGTGCTTGAGCCAACGCGTCGCTATACCATCGAGCAGATCAAGCGGCATCGCTGGATGTGCCCCGAGCTACTGGAGCATGCGCTGATTGCCAAATATAATTTGAGTGTGGAACGGCAGGCGGTGCTGGAGCCCAGTGAGGATATATTGCGAATCATGTCCGAGTATGTGGGCATTGGGCCGGATAAGACGCGCGCCAGCCTAAAGAAGAACACCTACGATCATGTGGCCGCCATCtatctgctgctgcaggaTCGTGTCTCACACAAGAAGGAGCAGGCGAAGCCAAATGAAACTAGCGGCGCTGCCAGCCGCCTGCTCTACAAGAGCAGCAAGCAGTCCCTGATGCTGGACCAGCTGCCCacgcagcaactgttgcagctgcaacagcaacagcagcagcaaacgaaGACAATATCCACCGTGATCCTGGCCAAGGATCCGACACACAAAAGACTTAGCCGCCATCAGACTGTTTTGATGAGCGAGCGACCCACTGCCGATCCCTACTATGCGGTCAAACAGCAGGCTCAcgcccaagcccaagcccatGCTCATGCTCATGCGCACGCTCGTTACTTGAACGGAGATGATGGCATGGTCCCGGTTCCGGTTCCGGTAACGGGCATGCCCATGCCCACTAGATATACACCACTGTCGGCGGGCAACAGCTGCGCCGTCTCCACGCGCATCAGCCACCAGAGCCTAAGCTCGCCGCGCACCATGGCCGCCGGCCAGCGACCCGTTGCCATCTCGCTCAGCATTGACAATAATAGCAGCGGCCATCCGCTGCCCTCGCTGGCCAATTTGCGGTGTCGCGAGCTGCTACTGAATGCCagccagcagctggagcagtcCGGCCATCCGGCCGGGCATCTGTCGTCGCCGGTGCCCAAGCAGCTGCATCAGACCATTAGCGAGTATATCATCAAGCAAAGCACCGAGGATTgtcgccagctgctgcagcag TCCACGGCCATTGCCGATACAAAGAAGGAGGACGACCAGCTGCCAGCGACAATTGAACATTCGTGCGCTGCCACACCCACTGCCGAACTAAACAAGACAATAAAGCCGATGTCCAGCTCGAATAGTTTCGATTCCACCGCCAATCTCAATCAGAGCTTTCGCTACAAAATGTCCGCCGAGGCGAACCGACTATTCCAGACCCTGCAAGAGAGTCCACTGCCCATTGAG AAACCAAAGCGCAAGGCCCCAACCACAAATGGCAATAGCAATGGCAACGCCAGCGATGGCCGCAATTCGGAGGAATCTGGACAGGATTCGAAGCCAAATGGAGACGG gcaTGAGAAAAAGACTTTTGAGAAGAAGGTGCTGGCCCAGGGCAGCTCCAGCACGGACGAGGGCTGCGACACGGATCAGGGCAACGAGGTGGCCAAAGAGGGCTCCCAATCGTCAACGGATCTGACCAGCGTACAGGCGACACGAACACGCTCCTatgcgagcagcagcagctccagcggCGTACTGGCCGGCAGCTATTCGAAGAGCCTCAGCCAGAACCTGAGCCGCGGCTCATCCAAGAGCAACTGCAGCGCCTATGAGAGCCTGGACTTTGTGCTGCCCTCCGTGCCGGACATTGCCGGCAGTTTGCCCTCCTGCATGAGCAACTCAATGCTGGCCGCTGccgcggcagctgcagcagcggcagccgccaTTTCCCATGAGCACGCATCGGAGCGTTTACTGTACAGCAGCCACAACTCGTGTATCCATATGCCTAGCGCAGTTAatccgccgccgccaccgccgccgccggcgccaGCGCCACCCAACCAGTCGCCGGCGCCGCCGCCCTTCGCGGACAAACGTTCGCCCATACATTTCCGTGAGGGCCGCCGCGCCAGCGACGGCCTGGTGGCCCAGGGCCTGCTCAGCTCCAGCTCGCTGCTGGGCGCCAGTCGCGTCTATGGCAGCTATCGCTACGAGCAGGCCAAGCGCCACGGCTGGCTAGAGatacagcagctgcagcaggaggCGGCTGTGTATGCCACGCCTGGCCATGGCCATGGTCCTGCTCATCTCGGACTGGAGGAGCTCAGCCTGGCCAATTGTCAATTTCCACACGGTCAATTTTATGCAATGCCCATCAAGCCGCATCACACGCTGCACCACCTGCAGACCCAGAACCACCACCACCATCCTCACCATCcccaccatcatcatcatcatcagcatcaccagcagcagcttgcGTATGCGCCGCCACCTCCGCCGCCGTCCCTGCTGCTGGAGGCGGCCGGCGAGCTGTATGGTGgccatggccatggccatGGGCAGGGTCATGGCTGCTATcagccaccgccgccaccggCGGGCGTCTATCATCAGCATCTGGGCGCCATGTCGCCGATGCAGAAGCCGccgctgcagcaacagctgctgcagcatcgCCTGTTGCAACAGAAACGCCAGCTATTCCAGAAGCAATACGCCCTCGAGGCGCAACTGGCCGGCCGCCATCATCATGGCCACGTCCACTACAATCACAGCCATATGCATgcaacgccgccgccgccaccgccgtcGCAGCTGTCGGCTCCGGCGCCCGCATCCGAACAGCAGCTGGCCGAGGATCTGTACGAGCTGGCCATGCTTGATAGGCCGCGCAGCGGACCGCCGCGTCTCCAACACTCGCTGACCATGCCCGGCGCGCACGTCTTCAGCCAAATGAATCTGAAGACCACCTACATCAGCCAGCCGGCCAGCGAAACTGGAGCTGCAgtcggagctggagctggagttgCATGCAGCTCGGCGCCACCGCCGTCCACGACGCCAGCAACGCCACCAGCGACACCGCCGCAGGCGTTGCTCAATAGCCATGTGGTGCATGGGCATGGACATAATCATACAGCTCCTGGCCATGTCCATGGTCATGGTCATGGTCATGGTCATGGCCATGCCGAGGCCGAGTATCGCGCACAGACAACGACGCCGCCGGTGCTCAGCCTATTCACGCCCAGCTGGCAGACGCTGGTCAAGCCGCTCAGCGAGAGTCCCATACTGGAGATATCCGAGCATTTGGAGTCCGTGTGA